Proteins encoded together in one Thalassotalea crassostreae window:
- a CDS encoding AAA family ATPase: MNYTKDLNVPANINLYERRIELEQAILGCLMIDNGILPIVRKAVKPECFYHSSNRNIFKAICNAIDEDIAVDLTTIETVLNDAEVIVDNPIAYLGSIMKRVYVANIESYSKLLFKYYADERKRTDLLCAADGDEKALKRIRSGFHDQLDYQSGGIKYAASFEGYDAKVDYLIKKVIPADAFGMLYSGPGEFKSFLAISWACHVATGIKWNGLKVNQSGVLYIAGEGGVGIPRRIKAWSDQYYQGNEIPNLFRINQAVHLADGDQSFELLQVIERIKIDTGVDIKFIIVDTLARCFVGEENSATQMGAFIRGCDHVKQKTGATFLIVHHTGKDETKGARGSSSLKGACDYEFKIKRPNKDSGGMAINLSNPKMKDDETNETVGFTLTKSHLYFDEEDDEISSLVLNDKSHEPVHENEIDDSLTSNQRIMMNTIKSNLDDNEEVYYKTIREQLKSDDIPHSIYHNAKRLINNLCENDFIEYNHETGRIKLAKTH; the protein is encoded by the coding sequence ATGAACTATACCAAAGATTTAAATGTGCCGGCAAATATTAATTTATATGAGCGTCGCATTGAATTAGAACAAGCGATATTGGGTTGCTTAATGATTGATAATGGAATTTTGCCGATAGTTAGAAAAGCAGTTAAACCAGAATGCTTTTATCATTCAAGTAATCGTAATATCTTCAAGGCAATTTGCAATGCAATCGATGAGGATATTGCCGTTGATCTAACTACGATAGAAACAGTACTAAATGATGCAGAGGTTATAGTTGATAATCCAATAGCTTATCTTGGCAGTATAATGAAACGAGTATATGTTGCTAATATCGAATCATATTCCAAATTACTATTTAAGTACTATGCTGACGAACGAAAGCGAACTGATTTACTGTGTGCCGCTGATGGCGATGAAAAAGCACTTAAAAGGATTAGGAGTGGATTTCATGACCAACTTGATTATCAGTCTGGCGGTATCAAATATGCAGCAAGCTTTGAAGGCTACGATGCCAAGGTAGATTACCTTATTAAAAAGGTGATCCCCGCTGATGCTTTTGGGATGCTTTATAGCGGTCCCGGTGAATTCAAATCATTTTTGGCTATATCATGGGCTTGCCATGTAGCTACTGGAATAAAATGGAATGGGCTAAAGGTTAATCAGTCTGGTGTTCTTTATATTGCTGGAGAAGGAGGTGTTGGTATACCCAGAAGAATCAAGGCATGGTCAGATCAATATTATCAAGGTAATGAAATTCCTAACCTATTTCGAATCAACCAAGCAGTGCATCTGGCTGATGGTGATCAATCATTTGAATTGCTCCAAGTTATAGAGCGAATCAAAATCGATACTGGCGTAGATATAAAATTTATTATTGTTGATACGTTGGCTAGATGTTTTGTAGGTGAGGAGAATAGCGCTACTCAAATGGGAGCATTTATTAGAGGGTGTGATCATGTAAAGCAAAAAACTGGTGCTACATTTTTAATTGTGCATCATACGGGTAAGGATGAAACTAAGGGCGCTAGAGGCAGTAGTTCATTAAAAGGTGCATGTGATTATGAATTTAAAATAAAGCGTCCTAATAAAGATTCTGGCGGTATGGCGATAAACCTATCCAACCCCAAAATGAAAGATGATGAAACTAACGAAACCGTTGGATTCACATTGACAAAATCTCATTTATATTTTGACGAAGAAGATGATGAAATCTCTAGCTTAGTTCTAAATGATAAAAGTCATGAACCTGTGCACGAAAATGAAATAGATGACTCTCTCACATCGAACCAGCGAATTATGATGAACACAATTAAATCCAATCTCGATGATAACGAGGAAGTATATTATAAAACAATACGAGAACAGCTTAAAAGCGATGATATTCCACACTCTATTTATCACAATGCAAAACGTCTAATAAATAATCTTTGTGAGAATGATTTTATAGAATACAACCATGAAACAGGGCGTATTAAACTCGCTAAAACTCATTGA
- a CDS encoding tyrosine-type recombinase/integrase: MAAIQTINRKNGKRYRVQVMRNGRRVGKVFDKKKDAEIFLSQLTINDDFANSLTHSALTQLTLNDACIEYLNQYKGKDQSQAQRLRHWQNEFGEKPVGKVTKFDIRKTLKSLSLNNYAPATVNRYKSSISAVFSYLAEEYDTDHNPAREVKQLKEDNARTRFLTDAEISKLLHSAKKSKWDRLYLLILLALTTGARRTEMLSLKWSDIDFLNRSASLDITKNGQARILPLTLEVVDELMKFRQVGSGYVFPHKSHLNKYYRNFDKHWQACLKTASINDFRFHDLRHSAASLLAKSGASLLEISEVLGHKSITMTQRYAHLCIKHKASLIDNVMGRIGNEL; the protein is encoded by the coding sequence ATGGCAGCAATCCAAACAATCAACCGTAAAAACGGTAAGCGTTATCGTGTGCAAGTTATGCGCAATGGACGTCGAGTCGGTAAAGTATTCGATAAAAAGAAAGACGCAGAAATATTCTTATCCCAATTAACAATTAACGATGATTTTGCGAATAGCTTAACTCATAGTGCACTTACACAATTAACTCTAAACGATGCTTGTATTGAATATTTAAATCAATATAAAGGCAAAGATCAAAGCCAAGCTCAAAGGCTAAGACATTGGCAAAATGAATTTGGTGAGAAACCTGTCGGTAAAGTCACTAAGTTTGATATACGAAAAACGTTAAAATCACTATCCTTAAATAACTATGCCCCTGCAACAGTTAACAGATATAAATCAAGCATTAGTGCGGTATTTTCGTATTTAGCTGAAGAATACGATACAGATCACAATCCAGCTCGTGAAGTTAAACAATTAAAAGAAGATAATGCTCGAACTCGTTTTTTAACCGATGCAGAAATATCCAAACTTTTACATTCAGCAAAAAAATCTAAATGGGATAGGCTTTATCTTTTAATATTGCTAGCGCTAACTACAGGGGCTAGAAGAACAGAAATGCTGTCTCTAAAATGGTCTGATATAGACTTTTTAAACCGTTCGGCGAGCCTAGATATTACAAAAAATGGACAAGCTAGAATTCTACCTCTAACTTTAGAAGTAGTAGATGAGCTAATGAAGTTTAGACAAGTCGGTTCTGGTTATGTATTTCCACATAAATCACATCTAAATAAGTATTACCGAAATTTTGATAAACATTGGCAGGCTTGTTTAAAAACAGCGTCGATAAACGATTTTAGATTCCATGATCTTCGCCATAGTGCAGCATCTTTGCTGGCGAAAAGTGGAGCGTCTCTTTTAGAAATATCTGAAGTATTAGGGCATAAATCTATCACTATGACGCAACGATATGCGCATTTATGTATAAAACATAAAGCGTCTTTAATTGATAATGTGATGGGAAGAATAGGAAATGAACTTTAG
- a CDS encoding sulfite exporter TauE/SafE family protein: MLDQFLLFFVSLIANTLSSLAGGGAGLLQLPALIFLGLPFTTALATHKIASVALGVGASIKHLSVNKFRWPLVFIMIASALPGVIIGANVILLIPESIAMVCLGILTFSLGLYSIKKPELGLNETLRNLDLRGYIIGSIGLFLLGVLNGSLTSGTGLFVTIWLVYWFGISYTKAVSYTLVLVGILWNGTGAITFALIGNIQWSWMAVLILGSLIGGYLGAHLALTKGNRLVKRVFESMTILTGIALITKAFA; this comes from the coding sequence ATGCTCGATCAATTTTTATTATTCTTCGTTAGTTTAATCGCCAATACATTATCTTCTTTAGCGGGAGGTGGTGCTGGTTTGTTGCAGTTACCTGCTCTTATATTTCTGGGTTTACCCTTTACGACAGCGCTTGCCACTCACAAGATCGCTTCAGTAGCACTCGGAGTTGGTGCTTCGATTAAGCATTTGTCGGTGAATAAGTTTCGCTGGCCTTTAGTGTTTATTATGATTGCCAGCGCATTGCCAGGCGTTATTATTGGCGCCAATGTTATTTTGTTAATCCCTGAAAGCATTGCCATGGTTTGTTTAGGGATATTAACTTTTTCATTAGGCCTATACTCGATTAAAAAACCTGAATTGGGACTCAATGAAACGTTAAGGAACCTAGATCTTAGAGGCTACATTATAGGCAGTATAGGCTTGTTTTTGTTAGGCGTACTTAATGGTTCACTTACCTCTGGTACAGGTTTATTTGTTACTATTTGGTTAGTCTACTGGTTCGGTATAAGCTACACCAAAGCAGTATCATACACTTTAGTTCTAGTAGGTATTTTATGGAATGGCACTGGTGCGATAACATTTGCGCTCATCGGCAACATTCAATGGTCATGGATGGCGGTATTAATTCTTGGCTCACTAATTGGAGGTTATTTAGGGGCCCATTTAGCTCTTACTAAAGGTAATAGATTAGTCAAAAGAGTATTTGAATCGATGACGATTTTAACAGGCATTGCTCTGATCACTAAAGCCTTCGCTTGA
- a CDS encoding MaoC family dehydratase encodes MNVVEFIRERKEQFHQRNNDFKAKLTPKFRNISELFSDKITKPLSNTLNNPWLSKFSLSESDELAKSDVVVQTPEAEKAYNELLEKLGQETHLGEWFTLEQECINQFAKVTHDEQWIHTEPERAAKESPFKSTIAHGFLTLSLIPKLTDTVNPDNNIYPDARMVINFGLNQVRFPFPVKAGARVRARTKLIELKPMKKSIEVVNEISIEVENSKRLGCVAETVFRLYY; translated from the coding sequence TTGAATGTTGTCGAGTTTATTCGCGAACGAAAGGAACAGTTTCATCAGCGAAATAATGATTTTAAGGCCAAATTAACGCCTAAGTTTCGCAATATTTCAGAACTGTTTAGTGACAAGATCACTAAACCGCTTTCTAATACCTTGAATAACCCTTGGCTTTCCAAATTTAGCCTTAGCGAGTCTGATGAATTAGCTAAAAGTGATGTTGTCGTGCAGACACCTGAAGCCGAAAAAGCTTACAATGAATTGTTAGAAAAACTTGGCCAAGAAACCCATTTAGGTGAATGGTTTACTCTGGAACAAGAGTGTATCAATCAATTTGCTAAAGTCACGCACGATGAACAGTGGATCCATACTGAACCAGAGCGCGCAGCCAAAGAGTCCCCGTTTAAATCGACAATAGCCCATGGATTCTTAACCTTATCTCTGATTCCTAAGCTTACTGACACAGTAAACCCCGATAATAATATTTATCCGGATGCTCGAATGGTAATTAACTTTGGTTTAAATCAAGTTCGATTCCCATTTCCAGTGAAAGCAGGTGCCAGAGTTCGAGCTCGCACTAAACTGATTGAACTAAAACCAATGAAAAAGAGTATTGAAGTGGTCAATGAAATTAGCATAGAAGTCGAGAACTCGAAACGTTTAGGTTGTGTTGCCGAAACCGTTTTTAGACTTTATTACTAA
- a CDS encoding RDD family protein: MESFPRAGFRRRMGSYLYDFLLAIAVYMCAGFLSFAVFGYLFNEGAINNQGFEHATDLLQHSLLYSFLIYGWNLFWVGFFFVYFWVKSGQTISMRAWRLRVQNQDGTRISATTGLTRLVFSLFGLGNLLVIFDRKNKLSLQDRMTKTEVVVLTIEENRAAMG, from the coding sequence ATGGAATCATTCCCTAGAGCCGGTTTTCGTCGCCGTATGGGCTCTTATTTATACGATTTTCTTTTAGCGATAGCTGTATATATGTGTGCCGGTTTTTTGTCATTTGCAGTCTTTGGTTATTTGTTTAACGAAGGAGCAATCAACAATCAAGGGTTTGAGCACGCTACTGATTTACTTCAACATTCATTGTTATATTCTTTCTTGATCTACGGTTGGAACTTATTTTGGGTTGGTTTTTTCTTTGTCTATTTTTGGGTGAAAAGCGGCCAAACTATTAGTATGCGCGCCTGGCGCTTGCGCGTACAAAATCAAGATGGCACTCGAATTTCTGCAACCACAGGCTTAACCCGATTAGTATTTTCTTTATTTGGTTTAGGAAATTTACTGGTGATTTTTGATAGAAAAAACAAATTATCATTACAAGATAGAATGACTAAAACGGAAGTAGTGGTATTAACGATTGAAGAAAATCGCGCCGCTATGGGATAA
- the lptG gene encoding LPS export ABC transporter permease LptG, translating to MRILDIYIGKVIATTTFLTLAVLVSLSGIIKFVEQMKAVGRGSYDVLDAALFAFYSIPRDLEIFFPMAALVGGLIGLGMMANNSELVVMQAAGLSKLKIIQSVMKTAVILILLSMAVGEWLAPEGERTARELRAQAISSGSLISSSSGVWAKDGEFIVHIKEVEDTGTLKEISLYKFDEELTMQTWLTAKYGKWQGGEWLLTDIETSEFTPKLISTTTENSRLWTSSLTPDKLGVVTVKPESLSVQGLISYLDYLEENKQDTSRYELAFWRKIMQPITVAVMLLVAMSYIFGPLRSTSMGARIMMGIGTGITYDFVNRMFGSMSQTFELPPILGAILPSVLFVSVAIFFLSRKN from the coding sequence ATGCGCATTCTCGATATATATATTGGTAAAGTCATTGCCACTACAACGTTTTTAACGCTTGCTGTGTTAGTCAGCTTAAGTGGAATTATCAAGTTTGTTGAGCAAATGAAAGCCGTCGGACGGGGCAGTTATGATGTGTTAGATGCAGCCTTATTTGCCTTTTATTCCATCCCTCGTGATTTGGAAATATTCTTTCCTATGGCTGCTTTAGTTGGAGGTTTAATTGGCTTGGGGATGATGGCAAATAATAGTGAACTTGTGGTGATGCAAGCCGCTGGATTATCTAAGTTAAAAATTATTCAATCGGTAATGAAAACTGCGGTTATATTAATTTTGTTAAGCATGGCGGTCGGCGAGTGGCTGGCGCCAGAAGGTGAAAGAACGGCCAGGGAACTTCGTGCACAAGCTATTTCAAGTGGTAGCTTGATATCATCGAGTTCCGGCGTCTGGGCTAAAGATGGCGAATTTATCGTTCATATTAAAGAGGTTGAAGATACTGGAACATTAAAAGAAATATCGCTGTATAAATTTGATGAAGAGTTAACTATGCAAACTTGGTTAACCGCCAAGTATGGAAAGTGGCAAGGTGGTGAGTGGTTATTAACTGATATCGAAACCTCTGAGTTTACACCTAAATTGATTTCGACTACGACAGAAAATAGTAGGCTTTGGACGTCATCTTTGACACCTGACAAACTTGGTGTTGTAACGGTAAAACCAGAGTCGTTATCTGTTCAAGGTTTAATTAGTTATTTAGATTACCTTGAAGAAAATAAGCAAGATACAAGTCGCTATGAACTGGCATTTTGGCGCAAAATTATGCAGCCAATTACGGTGGCAGTGATGCTATTAGTGGCAATGTCATACATTTTCGGGCCATTGAGATCTACTTCGATGGGGGCTCGGATTATGATGGGTATAGGTACCGGTATCACCTACGACTTCGTCAATCGAATGTTTGGTTCAATGAGTCAAACTTTTGAGTTGCCGCCAATTCTTGGGGCAATATTACCCAGTGTATTGTTTGTCTCAGTAGCGATATTTTTCCTCAGCCGGAAAAATTAG
- the lptF gene encoding LPS export ABC transporter permease LptF: protein MIIFRYLLNEVGRTQLGVFVVLMTIFISQKFVRILGDASDGDFPAEMVFTFMGLTIPHLMGIMLPLSLFLGILLAYGRIYAENEMTVLHACGVSEWYVVRVTLIAAIFTAILTGFFTLYLSPWAAEREYQVKEKLSKDVGISALIAGRFQKTSNSDAVVYVQSKNQDQELENIFVAQLPKKNADSKHDKVNVIYAKKGKVIEDDNGSQRLIMDMGNRYEKNKKTNEFQIMSFANYELQIQDQEIEERRRKMTAISTFELLNDPSHEAATEIQWRLSFPLSVIILTLIAVPLSVVNPRQGKFAKMFPALLLFLGYFLLLTSARSAMDDGKIATSVGLWPIHLTALFVGWSFLLKSRGSGKRFKAKLSRGKS from the coding sequence TTGATTATTTTTCGTTATTTGTTAAATGAAGTAGGTCGTACCCAGTTAGGGGTTTTCGTTGTCTTAATGACCATCTTTATTAGCCAAAAATTTGTTCGAATTCTGGGGGATGCATCCGATGGCGACTTCCCTGCAGAAATGGTATTTACCTTTATGGGACTTACTATTCCTCACCTTATGGGCATAATGCTGCCATTAAGCTTGTTTTTGGGTATTTTACTCGCTTATGGTCGGATATACGCCGAGAATGAAATGACCGTGCTCCATGCTTGTGGCGTTAGTGAGTGGTATGTCGTTCGTGTTACTTTAATTGCAGCGATTTTTACGGCAATTCTTACCGGTTTTTTTACCTTGTATTTATCTCCATGGGCTGCAGAACGGGAGTATCAAGTAAAGGAAAAACTCTCCAAAGATGTTGGCATTTCAGCGCTAATTGCCGGAAGATTCCAAAAAACCAGTAACAGCGATGCCGTGGTCTATGTACAAAGTAAAAACCAAGACCAAGAATTGGAAAATATATTCGTCGCTCAATTACCGAAGAAAAATGCAGATTCAAAACACGATAAAGTCAACGTGATTTACGCCAAAAAAGGCAAAGTAATTGAAGATGACAATGGCTCACAGCGGTTGATCATGGATATGGGCAATCGATACGAGAAAAATAAAAAGACCAATGAATTTCAAATAATGAGTTTTGCTAACTATGAGCTGCAAATTCAGGATCAAGAAATTGAAGAGCGTCGCCGAAAAATGACGGCAATATCTACCTTCGAGCTGTTGAATGACCCGTCACATGAAGCGGCAACTGAAATTCAATGGCGATTATCATTTCCATTATCAGTCATTATATTAACTTTGATTGCTGTGCCGCTGTCTGTCGTAAATCCAAGGCAAGGTAAGTTCGCAAAAATGTTCCCTGCATTATTACTATTTCTTGGTTATTTCTTGTTATTAACCAGTGCTCGTTCTGCGATGGATGATGGCAAAATAGCGACTTCGGTAGGTTTGTGGCCAATTCATTTAACGGCATTATTTGTTGGTTGGAGCTTTCTACTTAAAAGTAGAGGCAGCGGTAAACGCTTTAAAGCAAAACTTTCGAGAGGCAAAAGTTAA